In Saimiri boliviensis isolate mSaiBol1 chromosome 12, mSaiBol1.pri, whole genome shotgun sequence, one genomic interval encodes:
- the LOC101030163 gene encoding pulmonary surfactant-associated protein A1 — MQLKALCVGAAAGAGAMWLSPLALILMMAASGIVCEVKDVCVGSPGIPGIPGSHGPPGRDGRDGAKGDPGPPGPMGPPGNMPGSPGNDGLPGLPGECGEKGEPGERGPPGLPGLPAHLDKELQATLQDFRHQILQTKGALSLQGSILAVGKKVFATNGQSVTFDATQEACARAGGSIAVPRSPEENEAIASFVNKYNSYAYVGLTEGPSPGDFRYSDGTPVNYTNWYPGQPAGQGKETCVEMYTDGQWNDKSCLYYRLTVCEF; from the exons ATGCAGCTGAAGGCTCTGTGTGTGG GAGCAGCAGCTGGAGCCGGAGCCATGTGGCTGAGCCCTCTGGCCCTCATTTTGATGATGGCAGCCTCTGGCATTGTGTGTGAAGTGAAGGACGTTTGTGTTGGAAGCCCTGGTATCCCTGGCATTCCTGGATCCCACGGCCCGCCAGGCAGGGACGGAAGAGATGGTGCCAAAGGAGACCCTGGCCCTCCAG gcCCCATGGGTCCCCCTGGAAATATGCCAGGTTCTCCTGGGAATGATGGGCTCCCTGGGCTCCCTGGAGAGTGTGGAGAGAAGGGGGAGCCTGGCGAGAGGGGCCCTCCAG GGCTTCCAGGGCTTCCAGCTCATCTGGACAAGGAGCTCCAAGCCACACTCCAGGACTTCAGACACCAAATCCTGCAGACAAAGGGAG CCCTCAGTCTGCAGGGTTCCATCCTGGCAGTGGGAAAGAAGGTCTTCGCCACCAACGGGCAGTCTGTCACTTTTGATGCCACTCAAGAGGCATGCGCCAGAGCAGGCGGCAGCATTGCTGTCCCAAGGAGTCCAGAGGAAAATGAGGCCATTGCAAGCTTCGTGAATAAGTACAACTCATATGCCTACGTGGGTCTGACTGAGGGTCCCAGCCCTGGAGACTTCCGTTACTCAGACGGGACCCCTGTAAACTACACCAACTGGTATCCAGGGCAGCCCGCGGGTCAGGGAAAAGAGACGTGCGTGGAGATGTACACAGACGGGCAGTGGAATGACAAGAGCTGCCTGTACTACCGACTGACCGTCTGTGAGTTCTGA